From the Candidatus Bathyarchaeota archaeon genome, the window ACTAAGGCATCTCTTTTATCGATTCTAATCATAGATATTCTGAAACTATGTGTTCTCACCATATAAGAATAGGCTCTGTATGGATTTTCTTTTGAGCCTCTCAAGTCGCTTTTTATGGTAATGTGGCAATACTGGCTTGGGATAACTTAATTTGCTATGCGAGAGATTAATGCTATGGAAAACCTCCGCCATTTTAAGCGCCGCAGACAGAGGATTTAAGATCGGGACCTTAACAATCTTTCGAATTGATTGATCTATCTTGAACGTGGTGGCTTCATCTATTATAATCGCTTTACCGCCTTCCTCGACAGCCTTCTCGATCTCATGAAGCAACTTAACAGGGTCTAGCTTTGACCATTTTCTCTTTGGTCGTTTGCCCATAAATCTGGTTGATAGAAATCTTTTCTCAAGTCCTATTTTTCTTACGTTTTTCTCTATTAACGGTTGCACTTGTCCATCGGGAAGGATAATTGAAAATCTCGTTCCTAGCATACACGCTAACAGCATCGATGATTCGCCTAATCCTATAACAGGAATTTCACATATTTCCCTCGCTGATTCCAGTCCAGGGTCTACAGAAGAAGAGATTACTACTGCGTTGTAGCGCTCCCTCTCAGCACTCAATGCCTCTCGGATAATGAATGGGACAACTTTAACGACCTCTGGAGTAGATCTAATCGATTCCGGGCCTTTTTCAAATTGAACTATATCTATTTCAGTTCCATCATTCACGAATCTCCTAAGCTTTTCGAGTAGATTTGGTTCAAGGTCAGCAGATGTTGGGATTAGCAATTTAATCCGCATCTTAGTCGGATTCTCTTCTTGGCACTGATCGTTAACTGGAGATTTATTGGTACTTAGCTTCAAATCTATGAGGGCTTCAGCCACCTTTAAGGTGATTACGGCATCTATAATTGGGACTTTCAGCTCATCGCTTAAACTTCTTGCAGGCGGAAAGCCTGTACACGCCAATATTAGAACGTGTGCTCCGTCAGCCAAAGCCTTTCTACATTCCGCCATTAAAGCTGTTCTCATCGTTTCTATGTGTCTAATGTCTTCAGAGAAGACGAAGAATTTCTCGAAGCCGATACCTCTAGTTGAGATGTAGTTCCTATCCAGCCTTAAGGTCCTCAACCTTGGAAGTATGTAAAATTCTCCTGGAGGGTACATGTCTCCTACCGAAATCATCGAGAACCTTCTGCCCACCATATTCGCTACTATTGCTGATGCTTCAAGTGGACCTACTATAGGAATGTTTACAAGCTCTCGAGCAACGTCAACGCCCACATCGAGGTAGCAATATGAAATTACTGCATCATAGCCATTTTTTTCAGCTTTGATGGCTAGATCTAGAAATTCAGGTGTTGCTATATCAGCTTCTGAACGTGAGTTAACTGCAATGTTCCCTTGTAAACCAGTTACATCGATTTCAGTACCATCCCAAGCATAGCTTCCCAAAAGCTTCTTGATGTTTGTGGCTTCTTCACGCGTTACAAATAAAGGAACTATTACTAAGATTCTTCTCTTCAATTCACTCCCTCGCAATCCCTTTAGAGATGAAAGATTTAAATATGGCGTCTCTCGCGCTACACCGCAGGGTTCTGAAGCATAATGTAAGTATGCTGCCCCGAAAGTTGAGCAGAATACCACGGTCAACCTTGCCAGCCTTAACTCCATTAAGAAGAGTTAGAGAGAACACCCCACAACACAAGCCTGAAAACCATTTCCTGTACGTCTATCATTAAGATGTCTTTTCTTAAAGGAGGAATCCATACTTCAATGGATCATCTCGATCCAAAACAAATTGGTGAATTCCGGTAACATAGGCGGTTCCAGTCACTTCGGGGACTACTGCCCGATAATCTCCAACGTGGACTTCCTCCACCAACTTTCCTCTAAATAACGTTCCAATAATGCTTTCATGGATAAACTCCCGATTTAGTTTGAGCTCTCCATCAGAGAATAGTTGGGCCATCCTAGCACAGGTACCAGTACCGCATGGAGATCGATCAATAGCCATTTTGGATCGTCCGGATTCATGGCAACATACAACAGCATTTCTGTAGTTAGCTGAAGGATTTACTGGGTCATCAGTGATCATGACTTGACCCACTGTTTCAACATGGGGGTGATCCGGATGTTTTATCTCAACTTGCTCATTAATTGCATTCAAGACTCTTTCTCCTATATCCAGTATCCGATTTGAGTAGTCAGGAATTACTTTTATTCCAAAGTCCTTCGCACTCACTATTGCAGTGAAAACTCCCCCGAACGAAATGTCTACGAGAATCTTGCCGAGTCTACGTACCTCTATGGGAACATTGGACTTGTAGAGAAATGATGGAGTGCCTCTGAAGGTGACGCTTTGGACGCGTTCATTTTCAAAGTTGGCCATAGTTGTTATCAGCCCTGCACACGTATCCCACTTTATGATAGTTGTAGGTTCAGTAGCCTTGATAATTCCTGTCTCTATCACCACCGTTGTTGCCCCAATCAGAGCATGGCCACACATATCCAAGTAACCGGGTGCTCCCATGAAAAGTATTCCCAAATCGGCGTCATTCGTCGTGGGAGCAGTTAAGATGCAGCCGAACATTGCACGGTATCCTCGGGGCTCGTACATTAACGCGGTTCTTAAGTGGTCTAATTCCTTCTTGCAGTATTCCATCTTTTTAACAATCGTTTCTCCCAGTATATGTGGAATACCACCGGTTATCACACGGACGTTTTCACCCGCTGTATGAGCATCTACAGTTGTTACTAAACGCACAATTTTCATATGATCTCCACAAAAATTGAAAGCCTACATGTGCTAATATATGTGTTTGTCTTTTAACTGTACTACGCCATTTCTAGAGATTCTCATTCAGATGCCTGCTGAATATTTGAGGTAATTTTGGAAGACTATGGTGTAACCAGCGCAATTCAAAATGTTGAATGCTTGTTGCGTGGAATGCAGACCGGGAGGGGAAAAACCAGACCCCAAACTCTAACGGCTGGGCATACGGCTACGTAACATTTCCGGCAAGCCAACAAGCTCTATTGCTTGATCTAACCTTTCTCTGGGCGCCAATAACTAATATGCCGTTCACACGTTCGGTTTCAAGTTTCTCACCCAAATGCATGTGAACACTGGTTGAGTACTGCTTAAAACCGAAATCCTGTAGAATTTCAACAGCTTTTTTGTTCATTGCAAGAGCGCCTATATGGAGCTTCACATTTTTTCCTTTTGCCTCCCGGCATTTTATTAAGAGTTTCCTTGCGACTTAGATTCTCAGCATGCATGCATCGAGCGTTTAACATAGATCGTTTACGTTTTAACATTCAAAAGCGTAAAGAATGCGTAAATATCCAAAAATCGGGGGACGAATGGTATAACTAATGGTATAACTAATGGTATAACTAATGGTATAACTAATGGTATAACTCATCGCTTTTTTACGTTCTGAATGGTATAACTTTTCGATATTGTCGAAATGCGAGTTCTCCCCGTTTTGAGGTTCTTTTCATGTTTCAGAAGGGAAAAAACCGATACGCGCTGTATAACGCATGTTAATCGACGGAAATTTTCGCGATTTCAACATTAAAAACATGAAAACTCGAAACGACAATATCGCTTTTTCATGTTTCCAAAAATTAGACGACGTTTCGCTTTTCACGTCGCGTCGGATTTAGCGGAAGAATGGTCGGAATTTCTGAACGGGGCCGACGGAGAATCGCTCAACGAGAAATTTAACAACTTCATAAGACAACAAGTCCACAAACCGAATAAAGAAGAATGGTTGAAATCGATTCGCGAGTCCGAAGCATGCATGCGTTTTGTTCTCTATTGATAGTCTTTCTTTCCAGAGTATTCCTTCCACATTGAAAGACTACGTCACTTTCTGGCTTTACCTTTCTGAGTTCAATGGTTTCTGTTTGTTGATAATCCATTCAATCACTTCTTTCTTAACTATGAACAGATGCAAGAACTTTAAAATAAGCATTGATTCCTAAGATGTCTTGTGGGCTTATCACTTATGAGAAATCGGAAGAGTTCAGTACCCGAAAGGGAAATTCATGTAAGATTATGGGAGATATTCAAGAATGTGATTTTTAGGGAGAAACTTGAGTTTGAAGGCACTCAGTTCGTAGACATCAAATTCGAACCTACAATTAATGGAAGACCAGACTTAGTTATTGAAGCTGTTGAAAAGACAAGAGCAAGAAAACTTCCTTTGTTAATTATTGAAACTAAGAGAAAGGTGCCTTATAGAGATCCGAGATTCGACCCATACAGCATTCAAGTCATAAAGCAAGCAGCAGGCTATGCAAATCAAATGGGTGCCCCCTACTTCGCAACCTGCAACGGAGAAATAATGGTAGTCTTTGAGACATTCACTCCTGGCGTTCCTCTAATCCAAAGGAGGCTAAAACAGTACAAAGTGTTCTATGAAGAGGAATTTGCAAGAATAGTTCTGAAAGAGTTAGTTAGGTTCAAGCTTGGTGTAGGCAAATGGCTACCACTTGATGATATTTTTGTTGAAAGACTGAGGTCATTTCACAGGTTCATAACACCTTTCATGTATGAAGCTCTAACCGAGAAATTAAAAGAGGACAAGAAGTTCAAAAAAGAATACAACAATTGGCTCAAGTCTCAGATGTTCGAATACTCTGACAAAACTAATGAAACGATTGCTGAACAGATGTCTTACCTTTTGATGAATAAGATTGCTTTCTACAAAACTTTGGAGAGCCAGATAGTTGATGTAGACTTGGACAAACTGGAGAAGATTGAAACCAAGAATGGTGTGGAATTTTCACAAAGACTTCAAGACAAGTTTCAAGAGTTGACCAAGAAAGCTGATTATGAGGGGATTTTTCAAACTACAATTCTTGATTCTGTTCCTGTTCCAGACAAACTCACGTATCACCTTAATGAGTTTATAGAGGAGCTTGGGGCCTACAATTTAGGCAGAATTAAAGCTGATGTTATAGGCAGAGTGTATGAAGACCTCATTCCACCAGATGAGAGACACAGACTTGGACAGTATTATACTCCACCTCCTATTGTTGATTTAATTGTTGAATTATGCGTAAAGTCTCCAGATGACAAAGTCTTAGACCCAGGTTGTGGAAGTGGAAGCTTTCTGGTAAAGACTTACCACAAGCTGAGAGATTTGAAGAAGAAAAAGAATCCATTTGCAAAGGATGAGGACTTACATCAAGAATTACTTAATCAAGTCTATGGTATAGACATTAACCCTTTTCCTACACAACTGTCTTCAATGAATCTGGCAGTTAGGAATCTCAAAGTTAGAAGTGAGCACATTAACTTGTTTCCAATGGACTTCTTTAAAGTCAAACCAGGAATGGCATTAGTTCCGAAGGAGTTTGATGTTGTCATTACTAACCCTCCTTACACCAGACAAGAAGAAATGGAATACAAAGACCAAATCAGAGAAGCTGCTTTAACATATTCAGATGGTTCAAAAATAGAGATGGGTGCAAGAGCTGGAATCTATGCTTATTTTTTCACCCACAGTGCTAAGTTTCTGAAGAATGGAGGCAGAATGGGTTATGTCACATCCACCTCTTGGCTTGAAGCTAACTTTGGGAAAGATTTACAGAAATTCTTTCTGAATCATTTTAAAATACTAGCGATAATAGGATATGAGAAAAGAGTTTTCGAAAAAGCAGCAGTGAATACCTGCGTTGTCATTCTAGAAAAAGCGGACGGCAAGGAACTTATTAAGGAGAGAGACATCAATCTGACGAAATTTGTAAAATTAAAACGAAAGATAAAAATCGAAGATGTATTAGGTGCCATAAAACCCACTGGAAAGGACTATGAGACAAAGGATATAAAAATCCTAGTCAAGAAACAAGGAAATCTTCACCGAGATACAAAGTGGAGTAAATATCTAAACGCTCCCACGATTTACTTCAAGCTTTTAAGAAATCCGAAAATGATAAAACTGAAAGAAATCGCAGATATTCGAAGGGGTGTCACGACAGGAGCAAATCCATTTTTCATATTGGATAAGCAAAAAGCTGATCATTGGGGAATTGAAAAGAAGTATTTAAAACCATGCATTAAATCAACACAAGAAGCAAAGTGTTTAGTTTTTGAGGAAAAAGATGTTAAATACTATCTTTTAGTAGTGCACGCTGATACGGAAGAGCTCAGAAGAAGAGGACACTCTAATGTTTTATCGTATATAGAGGATGGAGAAAGAAAGGATTATAATAAAAGGAGAACAACTGAAAGCAGAAAAATATGGTATGATTTAGGCGAATTGAGACCTGCTCCTCTGTTATCAACTTTGAACATTTGGCAAAGACACCTAATCATACGGAATAAAGTTGAGGTTTTAGCGACTCATAATCTATATGAAATCCGACCTAAAAATACTGACGTCCTACTAGGTGTACTTAATTCTTCTTTAACTGAATTATTCATGGAAATACATGGTAGAGTAGTTCTTGGAGAAGGGGCACTTGCTATAATGGTTTATGAAATGAAAAATCTTCCTATTCTTGATCCTCGAAAAATAACGAAACCTAATCAAAAAAAGATAAACGTTATCCTTTCAAAATTAGCAGACGCACAACGTAAAAATGAAAAAGATGCTGAAAAGAAAATTAGAAGAGCTCTTGATAAAATTATATTTGATACTCTAGGTTTAAACCGCAATGAGCAAAAAGAGATTTATGAAGGATTAAAATCTTTAAAACAGATGAGGCTTAAGAGAAAAGAAGTTGATGTTCTTGTTGAGACTGCTGAGAAATGGAAACCTAGAAAAAAAGCTAAGAGAAGAAAGATAGTTGAAGAAGTACCTTCTAAAAGACTTGATACTTGGATGAAAGATTAGCATAGGTTTTAAATTGTGAATGGTAGGCATGCATGCAAATGTAAGAAATGTGGTAAGATAATAGCAGAACCAAAAGAATTGATTAGAATGGGGGAATTAGTATGGGAAAGATCATGGAGAACTGTTGGTTCTTCTATGATGACCAAACCGTATGGGCAGTTTGTGTGGATTGTATGGAAAAAGGATTAGAACGTGAGGATTATTGGACAAAGGTTGTACAGACCGATAGATTTCCTTCATTTGACGCTTTTCGAAGAGAAATAAACTCAGCACCAATCAAGATTTTATGCAACGCCAAGAAACATGAGTTAACAATAAGCAGATTTTGGTTTAGCAGGAAGAAAATGAAGAAACCATAAAATGCAAGAAATGCGGAAAAGTTATGGTAGAACCAAACATGCCAAAAGAGAGGGAAATAATGGAAACGTCAGATGATGAATTAAAAAAGAAGCTGGATAAAATTAGAAAGAAACTACTGGAAAGTCAAAAGCTGGATGCTGAGACTTCTAGGAGATATAGCGTTGCCAATGAGAAAATGGCTGGTTATCTCATTGAACTTATTGAATCTCAAAGAGACAAACTAAAGGACAAAAAGAGGGTAGGTAAGTTGTTAGGTATCCTTCTGCGAATTAATGATTTGAGAGTGCAAGTAATGACAGAGTATCTTTCTTTTCGTGTAGAACCACTCAGAAAAATCCGTCCACTCAAAGCACTTCCAGTGCTTCAAGCCACAAGCAAAATGGTTGAGGTTTATAATCAAATTAGAACTGACTTAGCCAGTTTTTTCTATAATGAAGACTCAAAAACCATAAATCTTCCTTTTGTTCCAAGTACCAAACCTATTGGCCCAGAAAGCAAGTTGATGCAACTGAACGTTTGTCTAGGACAATTGCAGGGGCTTGTTTTAGGTAGACTCTACGAATCTCTGTAAAAGAACAAAAAGAACCTATATGCATGCCTTATCAAAGTTCTGCACAGAAGATGCATTGTTTAAATCTTTCAAATAACGTTTGATATCTTTAGAGGTATCTTGATTGCCAAAGAAGAAATCAACAATGGATAGGTCTATCGAGGTATTGAACAAACTAAAGGAGATAGAAAAAAGATTAGAAACATTAGAAGATAGAATCAAAAGCATTGAAGTAGAATCACGCTTAGGTCTTGAGGATCAGCTCTTTTTTGGATTAGTGTTTTCATTACTCATACTGGTTATCACCTTTCCTTCTATCAATGATATGGCTAGTTTCTTTGAAGATATACCTCTTATTTCTTCCAATGCTTTCTCATATGCATATTCAATAAAGCTTACCCTAATAGTGCTCCTCTTCCCTGCTAGCGTATTCAAATATTATGGAGCAATTAGGAAATCACAGTTTGCCCAATATCATTCTATACGTATCCTATTATTAGCTAGCTTTTTCTTTGTATTCATGATCATTTTTATTTTTCTAGGGCAGTTTCTTAGCCAAATCGTTGGGGAGAACGTGTTACCAATTCTCTTTTTTGCTCTTATTCTACTAGGATTAGGGTTAGGCGTGATTGAAAAAAGGGTTTTATACTTCTATCACTCTATCGGGCAACTTACACTTGATAAGTATATTAGGGTAAATGCTTGCCTTTTTGTTCTTTCGATGGGTACGAGTTTCTTTATCTTTTCGTTTACACTGATAACCTTGGCAGAATTCTTTGCACTACAATTTTCCTTTATTATATTCATCATTTCTCTGATAGTGTCTTTCACGTTACCATTTTACCTTATCGTATTGAGATATGCGGTAAAAATTGATCTCATGTATGAAAGAATATGTAAGAGATGGAGGAAGTCCTGACTAACTGTATGCAGGCAGAAAACATTGTTAGAGTAGCTACGGTGACCTCAGTCTAATTGGCAAATCTATTCAAACTCACTAAGCATCAATTCACCATTTTTAGTCAAGATTTTCTTTACAATGCCTTTCGAGTCTTTCTTTCCAGAAATAACATCTTTCCACAGTTCAAACAAAGTTTTGGATGTTAGGCAACAAACACCCAAGCGTCTGAAGTAATCCTTGACCTTTGGAGAGAAATCCATTTTTCCTTCTCTTTCTTGAGGTGGAAAATCCATATATGTATTGGCAATGAGAACAATTTTCTCTTCTTTGCGATGAACTAGATCAAACCTTCCCGTCTGGTTAACTTTTTCTGAACTCACTCCCACACAACCTTTAATTCCTGTAACTTCAATGGCAACTTTTTTGCTAATCAAATCAGCTGGAAAACCCTTTTCAGTTTTCTTAGTCTTGATTCCTATGTCAGACAATGCTTTTTGAACTATATTTTCTAAATCATCTCCTGTTGATGTCAACAGATCTCTATATGAATCCCATTGAAACATTTGTATCTGAAGTTCGGAAATCTCTTTTTGAATCGTTGTGAAAATTTGTATCTGTTTCTGTGTTTTTTGTTGTATTTCTTTTTGGACTTCTTTTACTCTTGGAACTTCAACGTCTTTTCTCCAAGGTGGAACATATTTCTCTTCTTTACCCCAAATCATATCTATTATTATCTCCATTGCCTGATGAATATCGCATTCGGTTGGAGGCGGAAGAAAATGAATATACCCCTTTACATAAGGTTCCCCTGTAGAATATTGCTTTCCCATGAACGTCCCTGCGATAATCTTTTTTGATTTGTTCGTGGCAATTGGAACTAACTGGTATAAGAATACATTTCCCAGTCTTTCCCACACATCACGTCCAAGTTCCAACTCAAACTCATATTTCCAATTTCTGACATACTCAAAGTATTTCAAGGATCTCTGGTTAACTACGAAAATTGACGTCCCTCTTTTTGGATTGAGTGCCAGTTTGACACTCAACCAATCATAGTTGGAAGATTTTGTCCATTTGGTAAGAGGTACTGTTAATAACTCATTTATTATACAAAATACTTCTCTACCCGTTTTGAACAGGGTATTAATCTCGTCTTTCATTTTCGCAAGTTTATTAGTCTTGCACAACTGATTCAGAGTGTCTATAGATAGAGACTGTAAATTTATGATAACGCTATCGTATTCTTCGATATTTGGAAATGGTTGCAACCAATCAATACAATTGACTCTATTGTGATCCTTTGAACCTATTACTAAGATTCTCGGTTTTGCCATTGTAGTCACCAATAAGTTGAGCCACCCTGAAATAAAGATTATTTGGGTATAGAAGTTTCTTTCTTAAATCTTTAGTACAAGTTGAAACGATATGATAGAAGGCAAATGAAAAGAGGTGTTGAATGTGGAAATGAAACTAGCCTTGGTAATAGGGATTGTGATAGGCTTAATTGGTGGTGTAACAGTCGGATACCTTGTTGCACCTAAAGGCGTAGGCACGGATACGTCAGCCTTGGAGCAACAGATCAGTCAATTAGAAGGACAGGTTAGTACTCTTGAAAGCCAAGTACAAGAGAAAGATAACCAAATCTCCAATCTAACATCACAGATAACGGAGTTAGAGCAGTTAGTACCTCCTCTTACAAAAGGAGAATGGAACACCATAATAACATTCACAGGTTCAGCGTATAAAACTACAGAACTATTCCATATTCCGAGTGAAACTTGGCGTATCAATTGGACTTACACAGGAGGGAGTTTAGCTATATTCGGTTTCTTTGTTTATCCAGAAGGCGAAACAGTACTCCCTGTAGAGACCCTTTCAGCGACGGGGTCAAGCAAATCGGATGCAACTTACATTTATGAGGGACAAGACAACTTCTACGTCAAACTTCTTGCTGCAAACATCGACCCATGGACGCTAACAGTACAAGCCTTCATTCCTTCGTAAAAAGAATACTGGAACAAATATCAAACAAGATAAAGCAAACACCAAGTACTCAACTATTCCTTCTTTTCTGACTATGCTAGCTTATAGAATGGAAGTCTCCTTTTCTCAATTTACGAAAATGTAGTTAAGGTATTCACTTTATAGTTTCTTTCTTGCTTGTGGAAGAGAGTAGGTAAACTATCAAATGTATTCTACAAGGAAAAAGAGGTCTTTAAGGAAACTAAAGCCGTTAGAAAATACGTAGATACTATGTTGATCTTGTCTCTCTGCATAATGTCTGAATTTTACTATTAGTTGTGTATAACAAATACCTAAGTAGGCTATATCAATGTTGAAATAATGTTAGATATTTGTGTATAACCACATAATTGACTTGAACTTACACAACCTAACTCTAATATAGAAACAACACAAGCGAAATGTAACAGCAAAGGTGAAGAGTATTAGAAAACTATATGTTGAGCTAGAATTAGTGATATTCTTGACAATCCATATACAAGCAAATTATCTGAACCCTAGCTCCTTTAGAGTAGGCTGTCTTTTAACTATATTAAAACCGAGAATGAACGCCCATCCACCCTCAGTCAAATGTTGACCCAGAATTTTTCCAACATCTGAATCGCATGTGAATTGAATTTTTCCCTCTGCGACCAATTCATCTGTCTCTCCACCCATCCAATAGGCTTTTCCACTGGCAGGAATGAGAACCAACCGTCTCGTAGCAGGCTTATAACGACTTCCTTTAGTTAGAAAATATGCGTGAGGAGTTCGTGAGCGTCTATCCTTCAAATTAAGTCCTATTTCTTCCAACATATCAATAGGATTTTGCCTTTTAAACTCTATCCATTGTTTTTCTTCTCCTCTTAGAGGCTCTGGAAGATCAACATGTTTCTCCCAAACTGGAATCAGCACTTTTCCTAGTGTTTTGGCTATATTAATCTCCCTACGAACCCATTTAGACGTTTGTGCATTGGTTGTATAAAGCACCAAAACACAGTCAGAACTGTCAATGTCTTTTTGGATTTTCTTCCACAATTCGTCACCCGCTTGTTTAGCATGTTCTGATACAAGAACCTCAATTCCCATAAGGGTTAGAAGATTGTAGATCCTCTCCATGAACCATTCGTCTTTTTCAGGATAACTCATAAAGACTCGAAATGGGTGCAGATACAATTCGGTCACCAATATCAATTAGTTGAATGAAAACATTAATTTTTCCT encodes:
- a CDS encoding proline racemase, whose amino-acid sequence is MKIVRLVTTVDAHTAGENVRVITGGIPHILGETIVKKMEYCKKELDHLRTALMYEPRGYRAMFGCILTAPTTNDADLGILFMGAPGYLDMCGHALIGATTVVIETGIIKATEPTTIIKWDTCAGLITTMANFENERVQSVTFRGTPSFLYKSNVPIEVRRLGKILVDISFGGVFTAIVSAKDFGIKVIPDYSNRILDIGERVLNAINEQVEIKHPDHPHVETVGQVMITDDPVNPSANYRNAVVCCHESGRSKMAIDRSPCGTGTCARMAQLFSDGELKLNREFIHESIIGTLFRGKLVEEVHVGDYRAVVPEVTGTAYVTGIHQFVLDRDDPLKYGFLL
- a CDS encoding toll/interleukin-1 receptor domain-containing protein, which codes for MSYPEKDEWFMERIYNLLTLMGIEVLVSEHAKQAGDELWKKIQKDIDSSDCVLVLYTTNAQTSKWVRREINIAKTLGKVLIPVWEKHVDLPEPLRGEEKQWIEFKRQNPIDMLEEIGLNLKDRRSRTPHAYFLTKGSRYKPATRRLVLIPASGKAYWMGGETDELVAEGKIQFTCDSDVGKILGQHLTEGGWAFILGFNIVKRQPTLKELGFR